AAACGAGGTCGTTGCCTTTATGCTCCGCTATCCGAGCTCCCCTCGATGGGAAGACAGACTTACACAGGTTTCGGAATTCTGTCAAGGCGCAGACTttgtcatcgtcaacttcatcccCGACGACCCGAACAACCCTCGCTTGAAGGACGCACAAGAACCTAGAGCCTGGATCTTCGACTGTCACTTGAATCCTCAGATACCGGTTCCCCCAAACCCTCTCCACGACCGCCTCCTGACCAACATGGAGTTCCATGAGGCACTGAAGCAAGAGGTAGACAAACTATATCcaatcaccatcaacgaTATAcagaagcttgagactgACGACAGCACGAAATTAGCGGTTTAGCAAAGATTCAGAGCAGGAGATCATTGGAAATACTCGTCGAATGTAAGCCATACATAAAACTCACATTCTTAGTCTCAACACTGATTCTCTCAAGATATATAAGCAACCCTAACGGAGTCAGTATACTGTCACTACTCAGAAGAACGCCCGCTTCGCAGGTCGAAGGCTTTCGCAAACTATTTGCGAACTATCTAAGTCAAAGCCCAGTCCCcgagctgagcttgagggaAACTGTAAGTACATTGGCCCTGGGTTCTGTCAGTATCACTAATACATTTGCCAAGGACTGGTGGGGGCTTGGGTTTGTTATCGAATGCAACCTACCATATCTTGCCATTAGTACCCACGATCGATCGGATACTCGTACTTTGTCTCAGGATAAGAATCTTCGAGCACGAGATGACATAGATTTTCTCAATCTGAAGTCCTCGACAACGCCaagagatcaacaacagagGTCGTGCGTCCCAGACAACGCCGTTCTGCATGTGGCTGTCTTCTCACTTATGATTACGGGTCGCAGTGAACAACATTCGACCACAGTTTGTCTTGACGATGAGTTCTTTGATCAAGAGTCGAGACTGATGAGCGACGAAGAGATCGAAAGCTTAGCCGGGCGCGAAGATCCAATCACTCTCCAACCAGAGTTTAAGAGAGCCCGCTCTCCACGAGCGTACCTGCTCGTAGCTCTGGAGGGGCAGCTCGAGCGGATTGTCGATCATCACGCGAACGCGCAAGACCAACTGAAGTACAGCATAGAGCTTTATGTAAGTTGCTAAATTGTCCAGCTTCTTCTAAGCATAGATTTCCTAACTCAGCTACATAGAATACCATTTCCGAAGATCGATCTCCTGCTATGGACCAGTGGATCAAGCGCTTTCCGCTGATTCTGAACAAACTAGTTCACTTCAACTCAAGGTTAGGAGAAAAGGTGAATCATTTCCTGACAGACGATGCCATGGTTGGCTCAGATGGAATTCCTTATGGACCATTATGGCAGGGCTTGCAGGCTGAACCCGGAGCCATCAAATCACTACGCGCAATCAGACGTTATTGCGGTCTGTTGAGGGATATCAACGCTGGACTCGAGCATCTCAGAGAGGCTTATGAAGATGTTAGACGCAAGGTAATGTCAACCTGCCATCCTACTTCAGGCTTTGTGTGAACTTTTCCATTCTATCACATGGACTAACGGAGAATACATTTCAGAGGAAGAACGACTTTGCAGCCGAGCAGCAAACAAGAGACCGCACAATCGAGCAGGTTACGGTTGCAGCGTTTGTATGTCACCTCGGCATCGAAACTTGTGGCTCATAAAGCTAAAGAGTGATAGGGATTGgccatcatgaacttgatTGCCCAAGTCTATACTGGCAAGCCAGGCAAAGACGATGAGTCCTCTCGGCCAGCATACATTACTATGGTGGTCAGCTTCGGGGCCATATGCATCAGTGGAATTTTGTGGTTTGTATTTCGCTACAGATCTCGAAGAGATAGGGCAGGATGATGAGGTGTCGCTGCCAGTGCTATCGACGCTTGCCTCCACCCCCGGTCCTCAAACTCACTCGGCGACACGACAAGACGACAGATTTTGGGGTGCAAGTCCCTGGTGGGCGTGTTCTGCGGCTGTGCATCAGTTTCGAAGGATTGTTTGGTCAATGAGGAAGGATAGAAAGGACATTACGGAGTAATTTGGCAGTAAGGCAATGTAAATTTCGAATACCCAAAATAAGCAATAGACTAATCATCATTTGACAGTATTCACATGTGGTCATTCTTCGGAAAAGGCGCCTGCATTGGGTTGTTGAAAGTTTCACACCAGAGGCTTATGGAAGTCCCAGGCGGGCCTCAAAAATGGACAACGAATCACCAGACCCGGGCTCCTCACCCCTCAGTTGCCTTGTCTTTATCGTCTCATGCATTGATATCGTTTGACCCTTGGACCAGGTCTTGGGCAACAAGATCGTCATGTTCGAGATATGACACGTTTCCCGCTGTCAACGAGCATTACACGGCGCGGAACCCCCAGTGCAGCCTGTATCTATCACCACGTGCATGACACACCACTTTACTCTGAGCCTGTGAGCTACCAGCCAATTGCTCTCCGAAAGCCTCATTTGCGACAAGACTTGGGTGGCTGCCAGTTCACCACGCAGcttgacagcagcaagcGGCGCAGAAGCAGTTTCAACAAATCATCTTGTCGCTATCAAGATGAGGCTGTGAGCCTATATGAGTCTTGCTGCCCAACTACTTCAGAGCCATCGCTTGAAATGGCTCTAACTGCGCTCGTTTATCGGTCCAGCCGACTACTTTTATAAGGCAATCCAAAAGTTGACAGCTGATTCACTGTTCTCGgtcctcaacaccatttCAACACCATCGTGGCTATGGCAGCGACAACTTGCTCTGTTAGTGGTATAGAAACACTGCTTGGAAAGGTAGGGCTGGACACTCCAGTACCGGACTTCCCCGATGCAGATATTGTGCATAACCCACAGGACATCTTTCGCGTCTACCTTGCCGACACCCTACAGAAGCTTGTCAACTGCGATAAGCTGGTAGCCTACGATGCGATACAGACCTCAAACATCACAGGAATGGGCGATCTCATTATTGTAGCTCCTAGACTTAGACTGAAAGGggtcaagcctgaggagcTGGccaaagatcttcttcaaaaagTACGATGACTTGGGTCGAGCATGATCAGCTTCACTGACAGGTATACAACATAGTTGCCAAGAACACCCCCCTTCGGATGTCCCCTCCTCGATGGCATCCGCCTGCAGGTCTTCTTTTCACCCAACACACTGTCTCGGCTCCTTCTCTCGTACATCAGTGATAGGTCTTCGTCCTATGGTTATGACACGTCGCTCGGCCTCGCCGATCCAACAGCTACCGATGgacggaagaagaaggtgatCGTGGAGTTCTCGTCTCCAAATATGGCGAGTGAGTTCCAAGTGTCACACTTGAGGAGCACACTGATCGGCACATACATCGCAAATATTCACTCTAGGATGGGGTGGGACGTTGTCAAGATGAACTACCTCGGCGACTGGGGGAAACAGATTGGCCTCCTTGCTGCTGGATGGCAGAGATTTGGTTCCGaagaggagtttgagaaacAGCCGCTCCGTCATCTTCTCGAAGTCAACCACAAGATTCAGGATCTATTCAAACCAGAATTGGAAGAATGTAAGACTGCCAAAGCGAACAAACAGGATGTCACAGAGATCGAGTCACGAGGCCTATATGCCGAGCGAGACGccgtcttcaagaagatggaggacAGTGACCCAGAAGCCATCGCATTGTGGCAACGTTTCCGCGATGCAACCGTCAAAGACTACACAGAATCGTACGCACAGCTTGGGGTAACGTTTGATGAGTACTCTGGAGAGTCACAGGTCACTGCCGAGTCAATCGCCGAAGTCGAACAAATTCTGAAAGATAAAGGAATCTATGAAGAGCATGACGACTCTTTCATGATCGACTTTTCGAAGCACGATGCAAGAGGACTTTCACTTGCAGTGCTACGCTACCGAAATGGGACGACCTCCTACTTGTTACGCGATCTTGCAGCAGTTTTTGACCGATACAAGAAACACGAgtttgacaagatgatcTACGTCGTTGCGATGGAGCAAGAAATGCACTTCCACCGAGTTACCAAGACTCTTGAGCTCATGGGAAgacaagatcttgctgaGCGCATTCAACATGTATCttttgccaagatcaatggGCTTCCGGAAGAGCTAAAGGGTGCAGAGCTTCTGAGTGACTACCTTGGCGGATGTCGCTCGATGGCGCAAACTAgtcttgacgaggaggaggaggaggaggaaacgtCCCATGTGGACAAGTCTGAGAATTCAGCGAGACAACTCAGCCTTGCTGGTCTTTTCATTCAGGATCACTACCACAAGAGGAATACATCTTATGCAGTCGATCCCAAGAAGTCATTGTCCCTCGAAGGAGAGACAGGGGCGGCTATCCAGAACTGCTACGCCAGGTTATTGAAGAAGCTAGAATCCGGACCGGGCAGCTTCGACTACGCAACACTTGACCATACTTCGTTGGAAACAGAAGACTATGCTGAGCTTCTTCGGATCCTGTTGCAGTATCCAGATGCAGCCCATGGTTCTTTCAGAACCCTTGAACCGTCCTTTATTGTTGTATACTTGCTCCGAATTGTTGATCAGCTAACAGCCacgcttgatgatgacgatgagaaagaTTGGACAGGCCTCGATGCAGCTAGTGAGGCGAGATATGCCCTCTATGAGAACGCAAGACAGGTGTTTGAGAATGCGCTGAGACTTCTTGGTGTATCACCGTGGAGTGCGTAGGGGCTTTGTTACCAGGTGTAGTCTGTATGCTTTGATCTTTTGTCCACATTTTTCTGTTAGGTACTGCAAGTTTGGCGTTTCTTTTGGGGTTTTCCTCCAAATTGGATCTGTCTGGTTTATATATTGCTCATGAGTTCGATGAAATCAATCATGATTAAAAAAGGCTTTCTGAGTTAATAAGTACACGAAACGATTCAAGTGAATATGCGGGTCCTCGAACAAAGAAGAGTATCTGGCAACCCTGGTCTATTGTTTAGGTACAACACCATATACTTGGTAGCTTTCTCAGGTATATTTTTCGCGTCAAACCAAAGAtctcatgatgaggagaatcTTCTAGATATCATGTTCCTTGCTTGTTTTGATTGACTTGCCTACCCTGGAACTTGGAGATCATCATAAGGGTCCTCACAGGCGCGGGGCGGGGCAGTTGGAGCTCCACCCAATGGGAAGCTCCCTGCATAGACTTGCATCGAATGAGCTAGAAGGCATCcatggctcttcttccccacCAAAGATCGCCTGGGGCGACTCTCTCATATTTCATCGTCTAGTAACCTTGACTCTTTGATACTTCAGACTCGACATTCAGATCAGAACTGTTGTTTTAATAGTTATAACCCTCAGATTCTGCTAATTCTCACACGAAATGGCTTCCGCggatgagctcaaggctctaGGTAACAAGGCGATCGCCGAAAAGAACTTCGATGAGGCTGTGTAGGTTACCTCCAGTAACAATAGCACAACGGAACATCGGGGTTGCTAACTACGACACAGCGCAAAGTTCACCGAGGCTATTGCCATTCAGCCCGATAACCACATTCTCTACAGCAACCGATCTGCTGCCTATGCTTCAAAGAAAGATTGGGAAAATGCTctgaaggatgctgagaagaccACCGAGATCAAGCCTGACTGGGCCAAGGGCTGGGGACGTAAGGGTGCTGCTTTGCACGGACAGGGCGACCTCCTAGGTGCCAATGATGCGTATGAGGAGGGATTGAAGCTCGATGCCAACAACGCCCAGCTCAAGAGTGGTCTGGCTTCagtcaagaaggccatggaggCCGAAGTTGGTAAGCAAtacatctccaagaagccacaCAAATTATGACAACTGACACTTCTACAGGAGGACCTCAAGATCCTAGCGGTGGCCTTGGCCAAATGTTCAACGACCCTCAGttgatccagaagctcgCCTCAAACCCCAAGACCAGCGGTTACCTCGCCGACCCCTCATTCATGGCCAAGCTCCAATCGATCAAGAGCAACCCTGCAAATGCGACCGAGATGTTCAGCGACCCCCGCCTGTTGACAGTCATGGGTGTGTTGATGGGTGTTGATTTGGAGATGCGCGAGCGCGAAGTCGACCCCAATGCTGAATCTCGGGACTCTCCCATGCCTGATGCCCCACCAGCCCCCAAGCAGCccgagcccaagaaggcccCTGAGCCTGAACCCGAACCCGAGCTGGACGAGGAGgctctcgagaagaagaaaaagaaggaagaggccgacaaggagaaggctcTGGGTACCGAGAACTACAAGAAGCGCAACTTTGACGAGGCTATTGCACACTACACTAAGGCCTGGGAGACCTTCAAGGATATCACTTACCTAAACAACTTGGGAGCTGCGTATTTCGAGAAGGGTGACTacgacaaggccattgaggcctgcaccaaggctgttgaggagggaCGTGAGATCTACGCTGacttcaagctcattgcCAAGAGTTATGCCCGTATCGGTACATCTTATGAGCGCAAGGGAGACTTGGAGAAAGCTATTGAGAACTACAACAGATCTCTTACCGAGCACCGAACTCCCGAtgtcctcaacaagctccgCTCTGCTGAGCGTGCCAAGACTGAGGCTGGTAAGAAGGCCTACATTGACcctgccaaggctgaggaggcCCGTGAGGAGGGTaacaagaagttcaaggaaATGGACTTCCCTGGTGCCGTTGCCGCCTACACAGAGATGACCAAGCGAGCTCCTGATGACCCCCGTGGTTACAGCAACCGAGCTGCTGCCTTtgtcaagctcttcgagtTCCCCAGTGCTCTCGAGGACTGTGACACAGCTATTAAGAAGGACCCTACCTTTATCCGAGCCTACATCCGCAAGGCTCAGGCCTACTTCGGTATGCGCAAGTACTCAGAATGTGTGGACGCCTGCACTGAGGCCCAGCGCGTTGACCAGGAGCACCACAACGGTGCCAACGCTCGCGAGAtcgagcaacagcagcagaaggCTCTCTCGGCCATGTACTCTGCCCGTGATAACGAGACGGAAGAGCAGACCCGAGAGCGTTTGATGAAGGATCCCGAGGTAAGATTACCCACCGTTACTCAATGGCTGAAACATTTACTGACATGTTTAGATCATGGGACTCATGCAAGACCCCGTGATGCAATCGATCCTTCAGCAGGCCCAGTCGGATCCCGCTGCTCTCCAGGAGCATATGAGAAACCCTGGTGTGCGGtccaagatccagaagctGATCGCTGCTGGCGTTATCCGGGTGGGTAGGTAAGCGAAGCGAACcagatgatggcgacggTGATGGACTACAATAGGGAAAATTTGCTTTTTCAGACATGGAATCCCCTATCCAGAATCTCATGGGACGGGGAAGGGATCTGGAGCGTGCGTGATTTTGAGTTGGCAGATTACTGACGTGTACGAATTAATACGGAGTACCAGGATCATTTGCTGGTTGCTAATGAGAAATGAAACTTTTGAAGCAAACTGATGCATCTTTTTTGGGATATCATATGTGATGTGAGATAGGGTATCGCATTGCTGGCCTCGCTGTTTCAACTAACGACACATGGCTGGGAGTTGATGCCATTATTGGATGACTGAAAGGAACTTGGTGTAGTATTGCATGCGTATACTGCAATTATCCGTGTTCAACTCCCGATTCCTTGTTATCTCATAACAGTGAGGACAATGCGAAGTCACTCCGGCGTCCGACGCCAGCGCCACACCGGTTCGAATAGAGTAACGAATCCCACTAACAACTTCTTTCTAAGAGGACCGAGTaaagctgaagagaagagggtgtACAGCAACTGAACAAATAGCTGAGGAGCGTGGAGACACTACACGCGGAGGGCACGAGGTAATGCAGGAACACGGCGAGAAGTGAACGGAAcgggaagagaaagaaacgTGTCTACCACGTTTGACGGTTACAAAGAAAGGAGGTTGACTTTTTTCACAATAAGCAAAGTGAGAGCCAAATTTGGCGGAGAAAAAGGTCAGAACGGGAAGAGTTGGACCCGAGTGTGGAAAAAGCAAAGTTGACTCTGAAGCTAACGAATGTCAAGGAGAGAGGAGGGTGTGTGAGACATGGTGAACAAAACCAACGGCTCAGCCTGAGGACAAAGGAAACGTGTCGGGTccgagaaaaagaaacaaagattCATGTCTACGGACCAGGAtatgaagaggcagagagaaACAAGGTGAACCTGGGATGGAATCAGTTTTGAGTTTCTATGATCTGCAGTACTGAGACATTCTGCGGAGGCTTTCGGTTTCACAAGAATGGTCAAGACACGCGTTGAACTTTGACATATTGAAACAATAAGACAATTTATTGAGCTGTCGACTTATGCTACTAGAAGTACATGAAGCTCGTGAGAACAGTGAGGATACACTAGTAGGCGGTTCAAGCTAGAGTCATTACAAAGCTCGCAACGCCAAGAGCTTAtttctactccgtactacCAATTACTTTACGAGTATTGACGAAAATATTTTATCTCATGCGTGGCGCCTGTATAATGACGATATTTCCTTTTCCCGGCCGTTTCCGTTATCGTACATCAAATGGCTTTTTAATAGTGGGATGCTCATCTTGTTTGTGTGCGACACTAATGACTCGATTACAAACGGATTATGATAACTGACGAACCGAACACGGCGGCCCGTGATTAGCTTTGGTGTCTCTGCTGTTGTCTCGTTGTGTTGGTGTTCTTCCTTTGGTGCGGCTATGAACTGATGTGGCTGCATAGTTCGCTTGGATATAGCAAAtatgaaaagaaagaggctgaCGGGATATGATATTGGTAGCCTTCTATTTGATAATGGAGACGCTGCAGCATATGGGAACAAACGAGGCTTGTGGGGAAGAGTCTCTTTCGTGCATATTATATTCGGCCGACGGCGAGATCCATATCTGTATGATGCATGTCTGGGCCTATGTGTTCACAGGTATGCGAGTATCTCAGAGGGGTTATGACGAGAGTCGTCCCTCTCCAGTTTTCGCAGGATCGTCGACTCACAGATGCCCTGTTCATCTGTTGGATCTAAGGTTGGAAGATGCCAGAGGCCCGAGAGCAGAGACCAGGGCCATCTCGGAGGAATTTGTGAGTGTGAGATGCTGAATCACTAGGATGTTTGGGAGAGAATACGCGAGTGCAACTGTGCAAACGTGCAAGCAACGATCATCTTTGgagaagcgagagagagagtttTCTTAGTCTTTGTGATATATCGTAAAAAAATATGTCGAGATGGCTGGTCTCAAACTGTCTGGGCAGTGGGTGCTACggtaagaaaaagaaagaaaaaaggtGCTGCCACTAGAAATGACGAAATTgccatgatatgatatgatcAGAAGGACTCAATTCAACGTTGGGATTCTCTATTCTATTCCGGTTTGAGCACTCTCTAGCTGAAGGACTGACGTTCGTCTTTCACACGACGAGGCTCTCATGCCTGTTGGAAAAAGTTTGTGGCAGCAGGGGTCTGTCACTTACAAGGGTGTGATAGCCTCCCAGCTAAACCCCGGGCGGTGCCGTCGTACGGTATATACCCCATACCTGGGCAATAACTGAGCTAGAGCCTAGAGCACCAAGTAGAGACACAGACGCTGGTGTTGATCTATCCAAGGCTGAGAGAGAGAATCCGCCGTGTGCCGAGCGAGTTTCAGTGGGTGCCCTT
This genomic interval from Fusarium verticillioides 7600 chromosome 1, whole genome shotgun sequence contains the following:
- a CDS encoding stress-induced-phosphoprotein 1, with protein sequence MEAEVGGPQDPSGGLGQMFNDPQLIQKLASNPKTSGYLADPSFMAKLQSIKSNPANATEMFSDPRLLTVMGVLMGVDLEMREREVDPNAESRDSPMPDAPPAPKQPEPKKAPEPEPEPELDEEALEKKKKKEEADKEKALGTENYKKRNFDEAIAHYTKAWETFKDITYLNNLGAAYFEKGDYDKAIEACTKAVEEGREIYADFKLIAKSYARIGTSYERKGDLEKAIENYNRSLTEHRTPDVLNKLRSAERAKTEAGKKAYIDPAKAEEAREEGNKKFKEMDFPGAVAAYTEMTKRAPDDPRGYSNRAAAFVKLFEFPSALEDCDTAIKKDPTFIRAYIRKAQAYFGMRKYSECVDACTEAQRVDQEHHNGANAREIEQQQQKALSAMYSARDNETEEQTRERLMKDPEIMGLMQDPVMQSILQQAQSDPAALQEHMRNPGVRSKIQKLIAAGVIRVGR
- a CDS encoding arginyl-tRNA synthetase; the encoded protein is MAATTCSVSGIETLLGKVGLDTPVPDFPDADIVHNPQDIFRVYLADTLQKLVNCDKLVAYDAIQTSNITGMGDLIIVAPRLRLKGVKPEELAKDLLQKLPRTPPFGCPLLDGIRLQVFFSPNTLSRLLLSYISDRSSSYGYDTSLGLADPTATDGRKKKVIVEFSSPNMASEFQVSHLRSTLIGTYIANIHSRMGWDVVKMNYLGDWGKQIGLLAAGWQRFGSEEEFEKQPLRHLLEVNHKIQDLFKPELEECKTAKANKQDVTEIESRGLYAERDAVFKKMEDSDPEAIALWQRFRDATVKDYTESYAQLGVTFDEYSGESQVTAESIAEVEQILKDKGIYEEHDDSFMIDFSKHDARGLSLAVLRYRNGTTSYLLRDLAAVFDRYKKHEFDKMIYVVAMEQEMHFHRVTKTLELMGRQDLAERIQHVSFAKINGLPEELKGAELLSDYLGGCRSMAQTSLDEEEEEEETSHVDKSENSARQLSLAGLFIQDHYHKRNTSYAVDPKKSLSLEGETGAAIQNCYARLLKKLESGPGSFDYATLDHTSLETEDYAELLRILLQYPDAAHGSFRTLEPSFIVVYLLRIVDQLTATLDDDDEKDWTGLDAASEARYALYENARQVFENALRLLGVSPWSA
- a CDS encoding stress-induced-phosphoprotein 1, whose product is MASADELKALGNKAIAEKNFDEAVAKFTEAIAIQPDNHILYSNRSAAYASKKDWENALKDAEKTTEIKPDWAKGWGRKGAALHGQGDLLGANDAYEEGLKLDANNAQLKSGLASVKKAMEAEVGGPQDPSGGLGQMFNDPQLIQKLASNPKTSGYLADPSFMAKLQSIKSNPANATEMFSDPRLLTVMGVLMGVDLEMREREVDPNAESRDSPMPDAPPAPKQPEPKKAPEPEPEPELDEEALEKKKKKEEADKEKALGTENYKKRNFDEAIAHYTKAWETFKDITYLNNLGAAYFEKGDYDKAIEACTKAVEEGREIYADFKLIAKSYARIGTSYERKGDLEKAIENYNRSLTEHRTPDVLNKLRSAERAKTEAGKKAYIDPAKAEEAREEGNKKFKEMDFPGAVAAYTEMTKRAPDDPRGYSNRAAAFVKLFEFPSALEDCDTAIKKDPTFIRAYIRKAQAYFGMRKYSECVDACTEAQRVDQEHHNGANAREIEQQQQKALSAMYSARDNETEEQTRERLMKDPEIMGLMQDPVMQSILQQAQSDPAALQEHMRNPGVRSKIQKLIAAGVIRVGR